From Staphylococcus sp. M0911, a single genomic window includes:
- the tagG gene encoding teichoic acids export ABC transporter permease subunit TagG: MSAVVTVFKEHIKNFYLIQRLAQFQIKISNHSNYLGMAWELLNPALQIMVYWLVFGLGIRSNNPVHGIPFVFWLLVGISMWFFINQGVLEGTKSISQKFNQVAKMNFPLSIIPTYIVTSRFYGHIGLLAIIIVACMFRGIYPSIHIIQLLIYVPFAFLLTASVALFTSTLGILVRDTQMAMQALMRILFYMSPILWIPKNHGVSGIVHHIMLFNPVYFIAESYRAAILFHQWYFIDHWKLALYNVMIVLIFFVLGSILHKKYRDHFADFL; the protein is encoded by the coding sequence ATGTCAGCAGTAGTTACTGTATTTAAAGAACACATCAAAAACTTTTATTTAATCCAGCGACTGGCACAATTCCAAATTAAAATTTCAAACCATAGTAACTATTTAGGGATGGCTTGGGAACTATTGAACCCAGCGCTACAAATTATGGTTTATTGGTTAGTGTTTGGTCTGGGAATCAGAAGTAACAATCCGGTACATGGCATTCCATTTGTATTTTGGTTACTCGTTGGTATTAGCATGTGGTTCTTTATTAACCAAGGTGTACTCGAGGGTACAAAATCTATATCCCAAAAATTTAATCAAGTCGCAAAGATGAATTTCCCATTGTCCATTATTCCAACATACATTGTAACAAGCAGATTTTATGGACATATTGGTTTACTTGCCATCATTATCGTAGCATGTATGTTTAGAGGGATTTACCCATCTATTCATATCATTCAATTATTGATTTATGTGCCGTTTGCCTTTTTATTAACGGCGTCTGTTGCTTTATTTACATCAACGTTAGGTATATTAGTGAGAGATACTCAGATGGCGATGCAGGCATTAATGAGAATATTATTCTATATGTCGCCCATTTTATGGATTCCTAAAAACCACGGTGTAAGTGGCATTGTGCACCATATTATGTTATTCAATCCAGTATACTTTATTGCTGAATCATACCGTGCGGCAATATTATTCCATCAGTGGTACTTCATTGATCACTGGAAATTAGCATTATATAATGTCATGATTGTTCTCATATTCTTTGTTTTAGGTTCTATACTTCATAAAAAATATAGAGATCACTTTGCTGATTTCTTATAA
- the tagH gene encoding teichoic acids export ABC transporter ATP-binding subunit TagH, translating to MSVSVNIEHVTKEYRIYRTNKDRIKDALIPKNKNKTFFALDDVSLQAHEGDVIGLVGINGSGKSTLSNMIGGSLSPTSGKINRKGDVSVIAINAGLNGQLTGVENIEFKMLCMGFKRKEIKELMPQVIEFSELGEFIYQPVKKYSSGMLAKLGFSINITVNPDILVIDEALSVGDQTFTQKCLDKIYEFKEANKTIFFVSHNIRQVKEFCTKIAWIEGGKLKEFGELDDVLPNYEKFLKEFKKKSKNEQKAFRRDLDASRFIVK from the coding sequence ATGAGCGTATCGGTAAATATAGAACATGTAACTAAAGAATATCGTATATATAGAACGAATAAAGACCGTATTAAAGATGCCTTAATACCTAAAAATAAAAACAAAACATTCTTCGCATTAGATGATGTTTCTCTTCAAGCGCACGAAGGAGATGTGATTGGTCTTGTTGGTATTAACGGTTCAGGGAAATCTACATTAAGCAATATGATTGGCGGATCACTGTCCCCTACATCTGGTAAAATCAACCGCAAAGGTGACGTTAGTGTAATTGCAATCAATGCTGGATTAAATGGCCAATTAACAGGTGTTGAAAATATTGAATTCAAAATGTTATGTATGGGATTCAAACGTAAAGAAATCAAAGAATTAATGCCTCAAGTCATTGAATTTAGTGAATTAGGTGAATTCATATATCAACCTGTAAAAAAATACTCTAGTGGTATGCTTGCAAAACTTGGTTTCTCTATTAACATTACAGTTAACCCTGATATTTTAGTTATTGACGAAGCATTGTCCGTTGGTGACCAAACTTTCACTCAAAAATGTTTAGATAAAATTTATGAATTTAAAGAAGCGAATAAAACCATCTTTTTCGTCAGTCATAATATCCGTCAAGTTAAAGAATTTTGTACGAAAATCGCATGGATTGAAGGCGGTAAACTTAAAGAGTTTGGCGAATTAGATGATGTTTTACCAAATTATGAAAAGTTCTTGAAAGAATTCAAGAAAAAATCGAAAAATGAACAAAAAGCATTTAGAAGAGACTTAGATGCATCTCGATTTATCGTTAAATAA
- the tarA gene encoding N-acetylglucosaminyldiphosphoundecaprenol N-acetyl-beta-D-mannosaminyltransferase TarA — MTLKGQHNNKKVDILGVNFDHTTMLQMVENIKTFFMAQTTDNLFIVTANPEIVDYASENHDYQQLINSADYVIADGTGVVKASKRLKQPLPQRIPGIELLEECLKMAHVNQQKVFILGSKNEIIEKAEQQLKAKYPRVTFAHHHGYINLEDETVIKRIETFNPDYIFVGMGYPKQEKWIAHHSKAFQHTVMMGVGGSFEVFSGAKKRAPKFFRKLNIEWIYRLLIDWKRLGRLKSIPKFMFKIAKQKRQR, encoded by the coding sequence ATGACATTAAAAGGTCAGCACAATAATAAAAAGGTTGATATATTAGGCGTGAATTTTGACCATACTACGATGTTGCAAATGGTTGAAAATATTAAAACATTTTTTATGGCACAGACGACAGATAATTTATTTATAGTTACGGCTAACCCTGAAATTGTTGACTATGCATCAGAAAATCATGACTATCAACAACTCATCAATAGTGCTGATTACGTCATCGCTGATGGTACAGGTGTCGTGAAAGCATCAAAACGATTAAAACAACCGTTACCACAAAGGATTCCAGGTATAGAATTATTAGAAGAATGTCTGAAAATGGCACATGTAAACCAACAAAAGGTGTTTATTTTAGGATCAAAGAATGAAATTATTGAAAAGGCAGAGCAACAATTAAAAGCTAAATATCCACGCGTGACATTTGCACATCATCATGGTTACATTAATTTAGAAGATGAAACGGTCATTAAGCGTATAGAGACATTTAATCCGGATTATATATTTGTTGGTATGGGTTATCCTAAACAAGAAAAGTGGATTGCTCACCATAGTAAAGCATTTCAACATACCGTAATGATGGGTGTTGGTGGTTCATTTGAAGTGTTTAGTGGCGCCAAAAAAAGAGCGCCCAAATTCTTTAGGAAGTTAAATATAGAATGGATTTATCGTTTATTAATTGATTGGAAACGTTTAGGAAGGTTAAAGAGTATCCCTAAATTTATGTTTAAAATTGCTAAACAAAAAAGACAACGTTAA
- a CDS encoding M50 family metallopeptidase: MTQFESFLTTHIHLNMYIILVISIIYIIVHQNRYKSYYRYFAIILNYIPVLTHEFGHVLFNKLSGGHAKDLVIVTRPSEREATLQQGYAITQSKSYLGQWFTTLGGYIMPPMMLWIGIITIFYNHPSFFILLYLGIFIYFLILTSRKLSPIIIIIAMTMLLYFLFQSDDLLVIHQIVSSSYHFILGVLLGEVLQSSWTIFRLTFQRPKQSWDGSTLTDISKVPTVIYSTIWITINLYTVYLLIKLLLFKS; the protein is encoded by the coding sequence ATGACACAATTCGAATCATTCTTAACCACTCATATTCATTTAAATATGTATATCATATTAGTCATAAGTATCATCTACATTATCGTCCATCAAAACCGCTATAAATCTTACTATCGATACTTTGCAATTATACTTAACTATATCCCAGTATTAACTCATGAATTCGGACATGTACTTTTTAATAAATTATCCGGTGGTCATGCTAAAGATTTAGTTATTGTGACACGGCCGTCTGAAAGAGAAGCTACCTTACAACAGGGCTATGCAATTACTCAATCTAAGAGTTATCTTGGACAATGGTTCACTACATTAGGTGGCTATATCATGCCTCCAATGATGTTATGGATAGGTATTATCACAATATTTTATAATCATCCAAGCTTTTTCATACTCCTGTACTTAGGAATTTTTATTTATTTTCTGATTTTAACATCCCGTAAATTATCACCTATAATAATTATTATTGCTATGACAATGCTCTTGTATTTCCTATTCCAAAGCGATGACTTACTTGTTATTCATCAAATTGTTAGTTCTAGTTATCATTTTATTTTAGGCGTATTACTTGGTGAAGTGCTTCAATCGTCTTGGACAATTTTCAGACTGACATTCCAAAGACCTAAACAAAGTTGGGACGGCAGTACCTTAACTGATATTAGTAAAGTGCCTACAGTCATCTATAGCACAATTTGGATTACAATCAATTTATATACCGTGTACTTATTAATCAAATTACTATTGTTCAAATCTTAA
- a CDS encoding metal-dependent transcriptional regulator yields the protein MLTEEKEDYLKAILTNDGDVSFVSNKKLSQFLNIKPPSVSEMVGRLEKSGYVETKPYKGVKLTEEGLNHTLDIIKRHRLLELFLIEILKYNWEEVHQEAEILEHRISDLFVERLDNILNYPETCPHGGVIPRDHHYKEKYTKTILEFEPADVVTIKRVRDKTELLVYLSSKDISIGNDVEIVSKDDTNKVVIIKRNDVITILSYENAMNIFAEK from the coding sequence ATGTTAACTGAAGAAAAAGAGGATTATCTCAAGGCAATATTAACGAATGACGGCGATGTATCCTTCGTATCAAATAAAAAATTATCTCAATTTTTAAATATAAAACCACCATCAGTTAGTGAAATGGTCGGGAGATTAGAAAAGTCAGGCTATGTAGAAACAAAGCCATATAAAGGTGTTAAATTAACAGAAGAAGGTTTAAATCACACTTTAGATATCATTAAAAGACATCGGTTACTTGAATTATTTTTAATAGAAATTTTGAAATATAATTGGGAAGAAGTGCATCAAGAGGCTGAAATTTTGGAGCATAGAATTTCAGATTTATTTGTTGAACGTTTAGATAATATTTTAAATTATCCAGAAACGTGTCCGCATGGTGGTGTGATTCCTAGAGATCATCATTACAAGGAAAAATATACAAAGACAATACTAGAATTTGAACCTGCTGATGTTGTCACAATTAAACGCGTTAGAGATAAGACAGAGTTGTTAGTTTATCTTTCAAGTAAGGATATTTCTATAGGTAATGATGTTGAAATTGTATCCAAAGATGACACGAATAAAGTTGTCATTATTAAGCGCAATGATGTGATTACAATTTTAAGTTATGAAAATGCTATGAATATTTTTGCGGAAAAATAA
- a CDS encoding metal ABC transporter ATP-binding protein — protein MLEVSNLNLFLGNKHILKDIGFKIPITGEMIGIMGPNGAGKSSLLKSLIGDFQATGTQLLYQRPIHTQLKYMTYIPQKSNIDLDFPINVEKVILSGCYGDIGWFNQPRHETKIQLNQLLDDLDLKSLKRKQISALSGGQLQRVLVARALMSKSQLYLFDEPFVGIDFKSEQLIMNKIRQLKSQGKLILIVHHDLSKASQYFDRIMLLNQTLRYFGDAEDAMNNDTLLNDTFMSQTSHIDASSKGSA, from the coding sequence TTGCTTGAAGTTAGTAATTTAAATCTTTTTTTAGGTAATAAGCATATTTTAAAAGATATTGGTTTTAAAATTCCTATTACTGGTGAAATGATAGGTATTATGGGGCCTAATGGTGCTGGAAAGTCTTCTTTACTGAAGTCATTAATAGGAGATTTCCAAGCAACTGGCACACAATTACTTTATCAACGTCCGATACATACTCAATTGAAATACATGACATACATACCTCAAAAATCAAATATTGATTTGGATTTTCCGATCAATGTGGAAAAAGTGATTCTCTCAGGATGTTATGGCGACATCGGTTGGTTTAATCAACCTAGACATGAGACCAAAATTCAATTGAATCAATTATTAGATGATTTAGACTTAAAATCTTTAAAACGAAAACAGATTTCTGCATTAAGTGGTGGTCAACTTCAGCGTGTACTTGTTGCACGCGCACTCATGTCTAAAAGTCAACTTTATTTATTCGACGAACCTTTTGTCGGCATTGACTTTAAAAGCGAGCAACTCATAATGAATAAAATTAGGCAATTAAAATCACAAGGCAAGTTGATTCTCATTGTTCATCATGACTTATCTAAGGCTTCTCAATACTTCGATCGTATTATGTTGCTCAATCAAACGCTTCGTTATTTTGGTGATGCTGAAGATGCAATGAATAATGACACACTATTAAATGACACATTTATGTCTCAGACTAGTCATATTGATGCATCTTCGAAAGGAAGTGCCTAA
- a CDS encoding metal ABC transporter permease produces the protein MHDFFTHLLNYQFLNRALIISMIVGVVCGTVGSLIVLRGLSLMGDAMSHAVLPGVALSFLFGIPMFIGALITGMIASMLIGFITSKSKTKPDAAIGISFTAFLALGVILISVINSTTDLYHILFGNLLAITHTTFWTTVIIGLFVLSLIIIFYRPLMISTFDNTFSRMNGLNTKLIHYFVMLLLALVTVASIQTVGIILVVALLVTPASTAFLICKNLYGMMAVASFIGVISSIIGLYFSYIYNVPSGAAIVLCTFAIYVITLGITTFKNKQRRGVI, from the coding sequence ATGCATGACTTTTTCACACATCTTTTAAATTATCAATTTTTAAATAGAGCACTAATCATTTCAATGATCGTTGGTGTTGTCTGTGGCACTGTAGGTAGCCTAATTGTATTAAGAGGATTATCACTGATGGGCGATGCGATGAGTCATGCTGTATTACCAGGAGTAGCATTATCATTCTTATTTGGAATACCAATGTTTATTGGCGCGTTAATAACTGGAATGATTGCAAGTATGTTAATCGGATTTATTACTTCTAAGAGTAAAACAAAGCCAGATGCAGCTATAGGCATTAGCTTTACGGCATTCCTTGCACTAGGTGTCATTTTAATCAGTGTCATCAATAGTACGACTGACTTATACCATATTTTATTCGGTAATTTACTCGCCATCACACATACAACGTTTTGGACTACCGTGATCATCGGACTATTTGTACTAAGTCTCATCATTATATTCTATCGACCTTTAATGATTTCTACGTTTGATAACACATTTAGTAGAATGAATGGTTTAAATACTAAGCTAATACATTATTTTGTCATGCTACTCCTTGCATTAGTAACGGTTGCAAGTATCCAAACCGTAGGCATTATTTTAGTCGTTGCACTCCTAGTCACACCCGCTTCAACTGCCTTTCTTATTTGCAAGAATTTATATGGCATGATGGCAGTCGCAAGCTTCATTGGTGTAATCAGTTCAATTATCGGACTTTATTTCAGTTACATATATAACGTACCAAGTGGTGCAGCTATTGTACTTTGCACATTTGCGATTTACGTTATCACATTAGGTATCACAACATTTAAAAATAAACAGAGAAGAGGCGTAATTTAA
- a CDS encoding metal ABC transporter substrate-binding protein, whose protein sequence is MKKIIPLLLAIFIVLVGCSQSNGDKQQADSHKLKVVTTNSILYDMVKNVGGDHVDVHSIVPVGQDPHEYEVKPKDIKKLTDADVIFYNGLNLETGNGWFKKALEQAGKSMDDKKVIAVSKDVKPIYLNGEEGNKDKLDPHAWLSIENGIKYVKTIQDSLNKYDSSNQKDYKHQGNQYLSKLEKLNKESKDKFNDIPKERRAMITSEGAFKYFAKQYDVKPGYIWEINTEKQGTPSQMRHAIQFVKEHQIKHLLVETSVDKKAMESLSEETHKDIYGEVFTDSIGKKGSKGDSYYKMMKSNIDTIHGSMK, encoded by the coding sequence ATGAAGAAAATCATTCCCTTATTGCTAGCCATTTTTATCGTCTTGGTTGGTTGCAGTCAATCTAATGGAGATAAACAACAAGCTGACAGTCATAAATTAAAAGTTGTCACAACTAATTCTATCCTTTATGACATGGTAAAAAATGTCGGTGGCGATCATGTTGACGTCCATAGCATTGTTCCTGTTGGACAAGATCCACATGAATATGAAGTCAAACCTAAGGATATTAAAAAGTTAACAGATGCAGATGTTATATTTTATAACGGATTAAATTTAGAAACTGGTAATGGCTGGTTCAAGAAAGCATTAGAACAAGCCGGCAAATCGATGGATGATAAAAAAGTCATCGCCGTTTCTAAAGATGTTAAACCTATATATCTAAACGGAGAAGAAGGCAACAAAGATAAATTAGATCCTCACGCATGGTTAAGTATTGAAAATGGTATTAAGTATGTCAAAACGATTCAAGATAGTTTAAACAAATATGATTCATCAAATCAAAAAGATTATAAACATCAAGGAAATCAATACTTATCTAAATTAGAAAAACTTAATAAAGAAAGTAAAGACAAATTTAATGATATTCCAAAAGAACGACGTGCCATGATTACTAGTGAAGGTGCATTTAAATACTTTGCAAAGCAATATGATGTGAAGCCTGGATATATTTGGGAAATCAACACAGAAAAACAAGGTACACCTTCACAAATGAGACACGCTATTCAATTTGTAAAAGAGCATCAGATTAAACATCTATTAGTCGAAACAAGTGTAGATAAAAAAGCGATGGAAAGCTTATCCGAAGAAACACATAAAGATATATACGGAGAAGTATTTACTGATTCAATTGGTAAAAAAGGCTCAAAAGGTGATTCTTATTATAAAATGATGAAATCTAATATCGATACAATACATGGTAGCATGAAATAA
- a CDS encoding sodium:proton antiporter — protein MEIFETLLIFIGVVIISSFVHTFMPKVPLAFIQIALGMLLFITPIPVEFNFDSELFMVALIAPLLFVEGVNVSRVHLRKYIKPVMMMALGLVITTVIGVGFFIHWIWPELPTGAAFAIAAILCPTDAVAVQAITNGKVLPKGAMTILEGESLLNDAAGIISFKIAVGALVTGTFSIMESVEQFLVASLGGAIVGLLIGMALVRFRLTLMRRGIENINMFTFIQLLTPFVTYLVAELFHASGIIAAVVAGLVHGFERDRIAQTRTRLQMSYNHTWNILGYVLNGFVFSILGFLVPEVVINIIKTEPHNLLFLIVITVLVALAVYLFRFLWVYVLYPYFYLAVSPFQKMISQDDDGNNTTEKPPKRSLYALIMTLCGVHGTISLAIALTLPYYLADHHAFDYRNDLLFIASGMVIISLVAAQLLLPFVTANAPEVKVGSMNFKEARIYILEHVIDYLNQKSTFETSYRYGNVIKEYHDKLTFLKTVEKDDENSKELERLQKIAFNVETKTLEQLVDDGSITNSILENYMRYAERTQVYKQASLIRRLIVLFRGALLKRRVKTTINSASSLSVTDNLLELVKINKIVHYNVVRRLGQEANNDNKLEVGMICDGYLMRIDNLTPNNFFNSPSEDTLTRIKLNALREQRRILRELIEDEEITEGTALKLRESINYDEMVIVDSMT, from the coding sequence TTGGAAATATTTGAAACATTACTTATATTTATCGGCGTCGTTATTATTAGTTCTTTCGTTCATACGTTTATGCCGAAAGTACCACTAGCGTTTATTCAAATCGCTTTAGGTATGTTGTTATTTATTACTCCTATCCCTGTTGAGTTTAATTTTGATTCCGAATTATTTATGGTTGCATTAATCGCACCGCTTCTATTTGTAGAAGGCGTTAATGTCTCACGGGTGCACTTAAGAAAATATATTAAACCTGTGATGATGATGGCGTTAGGTCTAGTCATTACAACTGTCATTGGTGTAGGTTTTTTCATTCATTGGATTTGGCCTGAACTACCTACGGGTGCAGCTTTCGCGATTGCTGCTATTCTATGTCCAACTGATGCAGTAGCGGTACAAGCAATTACGAATGGTAAAGTATTACCAAAAGGAGCAATGACTATTTTAGAGGGCGAGTCATTGTTAAATGATGCGGCAGGTATCATTTCATTTAAAATTGCAGTTGGTGCATTAGTAACAGGTACATTTTCTATTATGGAATCCGTGGAACAGTTTTTAGTTGCTTCGTTAGGTGGGGCCATCGTAGGGTTACTCATTGGAATGGCTTTAGTTCGGTTTAGATTAACATTAATGCGCCGTGGTATTGAAAACATTAATATGTTTACATTTATACAGTTATTGACACCATTTGTTACATACTTAGTTGCAGAGTTATTTCATGCATCAGGTATTATCGCTGCTGTAGTGGCAGGACTCGTTCATGGATTTGAACGAGATAGAATCGCACAGACACGAACGAGATTGCAAATGAGTTATAACCATACATGGAATATTTTAGGATATGTGTTAAATGGTTTTGTTTTTTCTATATTAGGATTTTTAGTACCAGAAGTGGTAATTAACATCATTAAAACTGAACCACACAATTTACTGTTTTTAATTGTTATTACTGTACTAGTAGCATTAGCTGTTTATCTATTTAGATTCTTATGGGTTTACGTATTATATCCTTATTTCTATTTAGCTGTCAGTCCATTCCAGAAAATGATTAGCCAAGATGACGACGGTAATAATACAACGGAGAAACCACCCAAACGCAGTTTGTATGCACTTATTATGACGTTATGTGGTGTCCATGGAACGATTTCGTTAGCTATCGCATTAACGTTACCCTATTATTTAGCTGATCATCATGCATTTGATTATCGTAATGATTTGTTATTTATTGCATCAGGTATGGTGATCATCAGTTTAGTTGCGGCACAATTATTACTACCATTTGTTACTGCTAATGCGCCTGAAGTGAAAGTGGGTAGCATGAACTTCAAAGAAGCAAGAATATACATTTTGGAACATGTCATTGATTATTTAAATCAAAAATCAACTTTTGAAACCAGTTACCGTTATGGCAATGTCATTAAAGAATATCATGACAAATTAACATTCTTGAAAACGGTAGAGAAAGACGATGAAAACTCTAAAGAACTTGAAAGACTTCAAAAGATTGCGTTTAATGTGGAAACAAAAACGCTTGAACAGTTAGTAGATGACGGTAGTATCACAAATAGTATACTTGAGAACTACATGCGATATGCTGAACGTACACAGGTATATAAACAAGCATCATTAATCCGTCGTTTAATTGTATTATTTAGAGGTGCACTATTAAAACGACGCGTGAAGACAACTATTAACTCTGCTTCATCTTTAAGCGTGACAGATAACTTGTTAGAATTAGTTAAAATCAACAAAATCGTTCACTATAATGTAGTAAGACGATTAGGACAAGAAGCCAACAATGATAACAAGTTAGAGGTAGGTATGATTTGTGATGGTTACCTCATGCGTATAGATAACTTAACACCAAACAATTTCTTTAATTCTCCTAGTGAGGATACATTGACTCGTATTAAACTTAATGCATTACGTGAACAACGTCGTATTTTAAGAGAGTTAATTGAAGATGAAGAAATTACAGAAGGTACAGCTTTAAAACTTAGAGAATCAATTAATTATGATGAGATGGTTATTGTGGATAGTATGACATAA
- the mnhG2 gene encoding Na+/H+ antiporter Mnh2 subunit G, protein METVKEIVSLISSIFIFLGSVIALISAIGIVKFQDVFLRSHASTKSATLSVLLTIVGVLIYFVVNTGFFSVRLLLSLIFINLTSPVGMHLVARAAYRNGAYMYRKDDVPRQSSILLSQNEFNSPEELKTRAKLREQRREKLYYKENQKLNK, encoded by the coding sequence ATGGAAACAGTAAAAGAAATCGTTAGTCTCATCTCTTCAATATTCATCTTTCTAGGTAGTGTGATTGCATTAATCAGTGCGATCGGCATCGTGAAATTCCAAGATGTATTTTTGAGAAGTCACGCTTCCACGAAAAGTGCGACGCTATCAGTATTATTAACGATTGTTGGCGTGTTAATCTATTTTGTAGTGAATACAGGATTTTTCAGTGTTAGGTTATTATTATCACTGATCTTTATTAATTTGACATCACCAGTAGGCATGCATTTAGTCGCACGTGCGGCGTATCGAAATGGTGCATACATGTATAGAAAAGATGATGTACCAAGACAGTCTTCCATATTGTTAAGTCAAAATGAATTCAACTCACCTGAAGAATTGAAAACGCGTGCTAAATTGCGTGAACAACGAAGAGAAAAATTATATTATAAAGAGAATCAAAAGCTTAATAAATAA
- the mnhF2 gene encoding Na+/H+ antiporter Mnh2 subunit F yields the protein MIQAMTEFFIIAALVIFGIALLVCLLRLIKGPTTADRVVSFDATSAVVMCIVGVMSVIMGTVSFLDSIMLIAIISFVSSVSISRFIGGGRVFNGNSKRNR from the coding sequence TATTGCAGCTTTGGTTATTTTTGGTATTGCATTATTGGTTTGTCTTTTGAGATTAATTAAAGGGCCGACTACTGCTGATAGAGTCGTGTCATTCGATGCGACGAGTGCCGTTGTCATGTGTATTGTTGGTGTCATGAGTGTGATTATGGGTACCGTTTCATTCCTAGATTCAATCATGTTAATAGCCATCATCTCATTTGTAAGTTCGGTGTCTATTTCTAGATTTATTGGAGGGGGGCGCGTTTTCAATGGAAACAGTAAAAGAAATCGTTAG